One Gemmatimonadota bacterium DNA window includes the following coding sequences:
- a CDS encoding ABC transporter ATP-binding protein, giving the protein MATVNDPVFVKDLSKTYYDESRGPVHAVRQIDFTCRPGEIFGLLGANGAGKTTTLRMLTTILKPSAGTAQIMGFDVAEEPVEVRKHVGFYSATTALYPRLTARETIEFFARINGYDASRTPARVDELVERFGIEEYARARIDKLSSGMKQKVAIARTLAHDPPILVFDEPTVGLDVLNALEMQAILTELKAQGKTILFSTHIMSEAEKLCDRIAIIHEGRILASGTLEALRERTGAHYLEDIFVSFIQEAA; this is encoded by the coding sequence ATGGCAACCGTGAACGATCCCGTATTCGTGAAGGACCTGAGCAAGACCTATTACGATGAATCCCGCGGTCCCGTGCACGCCGTGCGGCAGATCGATTTCACCTGCCGTCCCGGCGAGATCTTCGGGTTGCTGGGTGCGAACGGCGCCGGCAAGACGACGACGCTGCGCATGCTGACGACGATACTCAAGCCCTCGGCCGGCACCGCGCAGATCATGGGATTCGACGTGGCCGAGGAACCCGTGGAAGTCCGTAAACACGTCGGGTTCTATTCGGCCACCACCGCGTTGTACCCCCGCCTTACCGCGAGAGAAACCATCGAATTTTTCGCCCGGATCAACGGATACGACGCCTCACGGACGCCCGCCAGGGTCGATGAACTCGTCGAGCGCTTCGGGATCGAGGAATATGCCCGCGCCCGCATAGACAAGCTCTCCAGCGGGATGAAGCAGAAGGTGGCGATCGCCCGGACCCTGGCTCACGATCCGCCGATCCTGGTCTTCGACGAGCCCACCGTCGGCCTCGACGTGCTGAACGCCCTGGAAATGCAGGCCATATTGACCGAACTGAAAGCACAGGGCAAGACCATCCTGTTCTCCACCCACATCATGAGCGAAGCGGAAAAACTGTGCGACCGGATCGCCATCATCCACGAGGGACGGATCCTGGCTTCCGGCACCCTTGAAGCGCTTCGCGAGCGGACCGGGGCGCACTACCTCGAAGACATCTTCGTCTCCTTCATCCAAGAGGCCGCATGA